The following proteins are co-located in the Apis mellifera strain DH4 linkage group LG11, Amel_HAv3.1, whole genome shotgun sequence genome:
- the LOC727424 gene encoding mitochondrial thiamine pyrophosphate carrier, with amino-acid sequence MDTSSKNNSHNLDHAIAGAVSGFVTRFACQPLDVIKIRFQLQVEPIANYHVSKYHSFLQAFYLILKEEGITAFWKGHIPAQLLSIVYGTTQFYSYHIFMKISYNFSLLNEWKYSTNFIAGASAGFLATIVSFPFDTIRTRLVAQSNNYTIYKGILHSCSCIIQHESPKVFFYGLLPTLLQIVPHTGLQFAFYGYVNDKYKKYYNETNISFYNSMISGSVAGLLAKTAIYPFDLSRKRLQIQGFRNGRKGFGTFFECKGLIDCLKLTIKEEGIKGLFKGLVPSQLKATMTTALHYTVYEQTLIALKALRSDISK; translated from the exons atggatactTCATCAAAAAACAATAGTCATAATTTAGATCATGCTATAGCAGGAGCTGTTAGTGGTTTTGTAACAAGATTTGCTTGTCAACCTTtagatgttataaaaattagatttcag TTACAAGTTGAACCTATTGCTAACTATCATGTTAGtaaatatcattcttttttacaagcattttatttaatacttaaagAAGAAGGTATTACAGCATTTTGGAAGGGACATATTCCTGcacaattattatcaattgtgTATGGAACAACTCag ttttattcatatcatatatttatgaaaatatcttataatttttcattgttaaatgaatggaaatattcaacaaatttcataGCTGGAGCAAGTGCTGGTTTTTTAGCTACAATTGTATCATTTCCTTTTGATACTATAAGAACCAGATTAGTAGcacaatcaaataattatacaatttataaaggAATTCTTCATTCTTGCAg TTGTATTATACAACATGAATCtccaaaagtttttttttatggattatTACCAACTTTATTGCAAATTGTACCACATACAGGTTTACAATTTGCATTTTATGGATATgtgaatgataaatataagaaatattataatgaaactaACATTAGTTTTTACAATTCTATGATATCTGGTAGTGTAGCTGGTTTATTAGCTAAAACTGCAATATATCCTTTTGATCTTAGTAGAAAAAGATTACAAATACAAGGATTTAGAAATGGCAGAAAAGGTTTTGGTACTTTTTTTGAATGTAAGGGACTTAtagattgtttaaaattaacaataaaggaagaaggaataaAAGGATTATTTAAAGGTTTAGTGCCAAGTCAATTGAAAGCCACTATGACAACAGCATTACATTATACAGTATATGAGCAAACTCTAATAGCATTAAAAGCATTAAGAtcagatatttcaaaataa
- the LOC551667 gene encoding glyoxylate reductase/hydroxypyruvate reductase isoform X1, whose amino-acid sequence MALFNVSIFGKLNQTKSLLFIALKLSIHNQKFFTSTIKMNRPRVLITRPDIPSTALNLLKEQCDVVLWEKPEPIPKSVLLSKIKNMDGIYCLLTDKIDEEILNAAGPQLKVVASMSVGVDHLDLQALKKRNIKVGYTPGILTDATAELTIALLLATSRRLIEANRAVYEGEWKAWSPTWMCGPGLSNSTIGIVGLGRIGIQVAKCLKSFNTSRILYTSRNVKQEASEFGGEKVKLDILLEKSDFVIVTIALTPDTRQMFNQNTFKKMKKSAIFINVSRGEVVDQSALIEALKNKIIRAAGLDVMTPEPIPLDSELLKLDNCVILPHIGSAAIETREEMSIITAKNIIAVLKGSPDEMPTPLQL is encoded by the exons atggccTTATTTAATGTTTCTATCTTTGGAAAACTAAATCAAACTAaatctttactttttattgCTCTCAAACTTTCGATACataatcagaaattttttacgtcaacaataaaaatgaatcgacCAAGAGTTTTAATTACACGTCCGGATATTCCATCTACAgcattaaatttacttaaagaaca GTGTGATGTTGTTTTGTGGGAAAAACCCGAACCGATTCCTAAATctgtattattatcaaaaatcaaaaatatggatggtatttattgtttattaacagataaaatagatgaagaaatattaaatgcagCAGGACCACAATTAAAAGTTGTGGCTTCTATGTCAGTGGGTGTTGACCATTTAGATTTACAAgccttaaaaaaaagaaatattaaagttgGTTATACACCAGGCATTCTAACAGATGCAACAGCTGAATTAACCATAGCATTATTATTAGCTACATCCAGAAGATTAATAGAAGCGAATAGAGCTGTTTatga aggtGAATGGAAAGCATGGTCACCTACTTGGATGTGTGGACCTGGATTATCTAATTCAACAATTGGAATAGTAGGATTAGGTCGTATTGGTATTCAAGTAGCAAAATgtcttaaaagttttaatacttcaagaatattatatacaagtaGAAATGTTAAACAAGAAGCATCTGAATTTGGAGGAGAAAAAGTAAAGCTTGATATATTGTTAGAAAAAAGTGATTTTGTAATTGTTACAATAGCTTTAACTCCTGACACAAGACAGATGTTTAatcaaaatacatttaaaaaaatgaaaaaatctgctatatttataaatgttagtAGAGGAGAAGTTGTTGATCAATCTGCTCTAATAgaagctttaaaaaataaaataattagagcTGCTGGCTTAGATGTTATGACTCCTGAACCTATTCCATTAGATAGTGAGCTACTGAAATTAGATAATTGTG taatattacCACATATTGGTAGTGCTGCTATAGAAACTCGAGAGGAAATGTCAATAATTActgctaaaaatattatagcagTTTTAAAAGGAAGTCCAGATGAAATGCCTACTCCACTTCAATTATAA
- the LOC551667 gene encoding glyoxylate reductase/hydroxypyruvate reductase isoform X3 codes for MLKKKLKLQILLKFFTSTIKMNRPRVLITRPDIPSTALNLLKEQCDVVLWEKPEPIPKSVLLSKIKNMDGIYCLLTDKIDEEILNAAGPQLKVVASMSVGVDHLDLQALKKRNIKVGYTPGILTDATAELTIALLLATSRRLIEANRAVYEGEWKAWSPTWMCGPGLSNSTIGIVGLGRIGIQVAKCLKSFNTSRILYTSRNVKQEASEFGGEKVKLDILLEKSDFVIVTIALTPDTRQMFNQNTFKKMKKSAIFINVSRGEVVDQSALIEALKNKIIRAAGLDVMTPEPIPLDSELLKLDNCVILPHIGSAAIETREEMSIITAKNIIAVLKGSPDEMPTPLQL; via the exons atgttgaaaaaaaaattaaagctgcaaattttattg aaattttttacgtcaacaataaaaatgaatcgacCAAGAGTTTTAATTACACGTCCGGATATTCCATCTACAgcattaaatttacttaaagaaca GTGTGATGTTGTTTTGTGGGAAAAACCCGAACCGATTCCTAAATctgtattattatcaaaaatcaaaaatatggatggtatttattgtttattaacagataaaatagatgaagaaatattaaatgcagCAGGACCACAATTAAAAGTTGTGGCTTCTATGTCAGTGGGTGTTGACCATTTAGATTTACAAgccttaaaaaaaagaaatattaaagttgGTTATACACCAGGCATTCTAACAGATGCAACAGCTGAATTAACCATAGCATTATTATTAGCTACATCCAGAAGATTAATAGAAGCGAATAGAGCTGTTTatga aggtGAATGGAAAGCATGGTCACCTACTTGGATGTGTGGACCTGGATTATCTAATTCAACAATTGGAATAGTAGGATTAGGTCGTATTGGTATTCAAGTAGCAAAATgtcttaaaagttttaatacttcaagaatattatatacaagtaGAAATGTTAAACAAGAAGCATCTGAATTTGGAGGAGAAAAAGTAAAGCTTGATATATTGTTAGAAAAAAGTGATTTTGTAATTGTTACAATAGCTTTAACTCCTGACACAAGACAGATGTTTAatcaaaatacatttaaaaaaatgaaaaaatctgctatatttataaatgttagtAGAGGAGAAGTTGTTGATCAATCTGCTCTAATAgaagctttaaaaaataaaataattagagcTGCTGGCTTAGATGTTATGACTCCTGAACCTATTCCATTAGATAGTGAGCTACTGAAATTAGATAATTGTG taatattacCACATATTGGTAGTGCTGCTATAGAAACTCGAGAGGAAATGTCAATAATTActgctaaaaatattatagcagTTTTAAAAGGAAGTCCAGATGAAATGCCTACTCCACTTCAATTATAA
- the LOC551667 gene encoding glyoxylate reductase/hydroxypyruvate reductase isoform X2, producing MLVYLLHYFYMVTVKKFFTSTIKMNRPRVLITRPDIPSTALNLLKEQCDVVLWEKPEPIPKSVLLSKIKNMDGIYCLLTDKIDEEILNAAGPQLKVVASMSVGVDHLDLQALKKRNIKVGYTPGILTDATAELTIALLLATSRRLIEANRAVYEGEWKAWSPTWMCGPGLSNSTIGIVGLGRIGIQVAKCLKSFNTSRILYTSRNVKQEASEFGGEKVKLDILLEKSDFVIVTIALTPDTRQMFNQNTFKKMKKSAIFINVSRGEVVDQSALIEALKNKIIRAAGLDVMTPEPIPLDSELLKLDNCVILPHIGSAAIETREEMSIITAKNIIAVLKGSPDEMPTPLQL from the exons ATGTTGGTTTACCTATTGCATTACTTTTACATGGTGACAGTAaag aaattttttacgtcaacaataaaaatgaatcgacCAAGAGTTTTAATTACACGTCCGGATATTCCATCTACAgcattaaatttacttaaagaaca GTGTGATGTTGTTTTGTGGGAAAAACCCGAACCGATTCCTAAATctgtattattatcaaaaatcaaaaatatggatggtatttattgtttattaacagataaaatagatgaagaaatattaaatgcagCAGGACCACAATTAAAAGTTGTGGCTTCTATGTCAGTGGGTGTTGACCATTTAGATTTACAAgccttaaaaaaaagaaatattaaagttgGTTATACACCAGGCATTCTAACAGATGCAACAGCTGAATTAACCATAGCATTATTATTAGCTACATCCAGAAGATTAATAGAAGCGAATAGAGCTGTTTatga aggtGAATGGAAAGCATGGTCACCTACTTGGATGTGTGGACCTGGATTATCTAATTCAACAATTGGAATAGTAGGATTAGGTCGTATTGGTATTCAAGTAGCAAAATgtcttaaaagttttaatacttcaagaatattatatacaagtaGAAATGTTAAACAAGAAGCATCTGAATTTGGAGGAGAAAAAGTAAAGCTTGATATATTGTTAGAAAAAAGTGATTTTGTAATTGTTACAATAGCTTTAACTCCTGACACAAGACAGATGTTTAatcaaaatacatttaaaaaaatgaaaaaatctgctatatttataaatgttagtAGAGGAGAAGTTGTTGATCAATCTGCTCTAATAgaagctttaaaaaataaaataattagagcTGCTGGCTTAGATGTTATGACTCCTGAACCTATTCCATTAGATAGTGAGCTACTGAAATTAGATAATTGTG taatattacCACATATTGGTAGTGCTGCTATAGAAACTCGAGAGGAAATGTCAATAATTActgctaaaaatattatagcagTTTTAAAAGGAAGTCCAGATGAAATGCCTACTCCACTTCAATTATAA
- the LOC551667 gene encoding bifunctional methylenetetrahydrofolate dehydrogenase/cyclohydrolase, mitochondrial isoform X4, whose translation MFLLKKNLSLLLHTRLKQLHTSNILQNAIIIDGKKIANKIQNELKITVDNWINDNKKRPKLVAIKVGNNPASKIYVEKKIKAANFIGIENYTIHLDEKSSQQDIINEIDNLNKDKTVDGILVQLPLIKHMNEQEVCQAIIPSKDVDGFHLENLGNLALNRNGIIPATALAVKELIIRNNIETFGKNAVVVGRSKHVGLPIALLLHGDSKDRTGALDMTTTICHRHTPHTELEKFTKLADLVVVAAGIPGLITKEMIKPGACIIDVGITRIKMDNKYKIVGDVDFENVKSIAGYITPVPGGVGPMTVAMLMKNTILAANKNYENSKLSDLNNKNNNK comes from the exons atgtttCTCTTAAAGAAAAACTTGTCACTTCTTTTACATACTAGATTGAAGCAACTACATActtcaaatatatt ACAAAATGCTATAATAATAGATGGTAAAAAAATagctaataaaatacaaaatgaattaaaaataactgttgataattggataaatgataataaaaaaagacctAAATTAGTGGCTATTAAAGTTGGTAATAATCCTGctagtaaaatatatgttgaaaaaaaaattaaagctgcaaattttattg gaattgaaaattatactattCACTTAGATGAGAAGAGTTCACaacaagatattattaatgaaattgataatttaaataaagataagacTGTAGATGGAATTCTTGTGCAATTACCATTAATAAAGCATATGAATGAACAAGAAGTTTGTCAGGCGATTATACCAAGTAAAGATGTTGATGGTtttcatttagaaaatttaggtAATTTAGCATTAAATAGGAATGGAATTATTCCTGCAACTGCTTTGGCtgtgaaagaattaataataagaaataatattgaaacttttggaaaaaatgCAGTTGTAGTAGGAAGATCTAAACATGTTGGTTTACCTATTGCATTACTTTTACATGGTGACAGTAaag atAGAACAGGTGCATTAGATATGACTACAACTATATGTCATCGTCATACTCCTCATactgaattagaaaaatttacaaaattagcAGATTTAGTTGTTGTTGCAGCTGGTATACCTGGTTTAATCactaaagaaatgataaaaccAGGAGCATGTATAATTGATGTAGGAAttacaagaataaaaatggataataaatataaaatagtaggAGATgtagattttgaaaatgtaaaatcaatTGCTGGATATATAACTCCAGTACCAGGAGGTGTAGGTCCTATGACTGTAGCaatgttaatgaaaaatactattttagcAGCTaacaaaaattacgaaaattcaAAGCTCTCTgatcttaataataagaataataataaataa
- the LOC551667 gene encoding bifunctional methylenetetrahydrofolate dehydrogenase/cyclohydrolase, mitochondrial isoform X5: MFLLKKNLSLLLHTRLKQLHTSNILQNAIIIDGKKIANKIQNELKITVDNWINDNKKRPKLVAIKVGNNPASKIYVEKKIKAANFIDEKSSQQDIINEIDNLNKDKTVDGILVQLPLIKHMNEQEVCQAIIPSKDVDGFHLENLGNLALNRNGIIPATALAVKELIIRNNIETFGKNAVVVGRSKHVGLPIALLLHGDSKDRTGALDMTTTICHRHTPHTELEKFTKLADLVVVAAGIPGLITKEMIKPGACIIDVGITRIKMDNKYKIVGDVDFENVKSIAGYITPVPGGVGPMTVAMLMKNTILAANKNYENSKLSDLNNKNNNK, translated from the exons atgtttCTCTTAAAGAAAAACTTGTCACTTCTTTTACATACTAGATTGAAGCAACTACATActtcaaatatatt ACAAAATGCTATAATAATAGATGGTAAAAAAATagctaataaaatacaaaatgaattaaaaataactgttgataattggataaatgataataaaaaaagacctAAATTAGTGGCTATTAAAGTTGGTAATAATCCTGctagtaaaatatatgttgaaaaaaaaattaaagctgcaaattttattg ATGAGAAGAGTTCACaacaagatattattaatgaaattgataatttaaataaagataagacTGTAGATGGAATTCTTGTGCAATTACCATTAATAAAGCATATGAATGAACAAGAAGTTTGTCAGGCGATTATACCAAGTAAAGATGTTGATGGTtttcatttagaaaatttaggtAATTTAGCATTAAATAGGAATGGAATTATTCCTGCAACTGCTTTGGCtgtgaaagaattaataataagaaataatattgaaacttttggaaaaaatgCAGTTGTAGTAGGAAGATCTAAACATGTTGGTTTACCTATTGCATTACTTTTACATGGTGACAGTAaag atAGAACAGGTGCATTAGATATGACTACAACTATATGTCATCGTCATACTCCTCATactgaattagaaaaatttacaaaattagcAGATTTAGTTGTTGTTGCAGCTGGTATACCTGGTTTAATCactaaagaaatgataaaaccAGGAGCATGTATAATTGATGTAGGAAttacaagaataaaaatggataataaatataaaatagtaggAGATgtagattttgaaaatgtaaaatcaatTGCTGGATATATAACTCCAGTACCAGGAGGTGTAGGTCCTATGACTGTAGCaatgttaatgaaaaatactattttagcAGCTaacaaaaattacgaaaattcaAAGCTCTCTgatcttaataataagaataataataaataa